TGTCGAGGCAACTACACGTTGTTTTTTAGAACTATTAAGAAGAAAAGAATACACAATAGAACAATTAGGAGTTCAGCCTGATTATTTTGAGGAATTTTCTCAAGCTAACCCTCTAAAAATTGAAGGGATAAAGCTTAATCATACTAATCTTAAGCGTGAAAGTGAAAAGATTAATCAGCGACTTCAGAAAGAACAAACAGAGTCTGTCCCTACTTCAACTAATAAAGAAGCAGCTTCAAAACTTGCAGGTGCTCAGTTTGTGCATTTACATAACCATTCTCAATTTTCAATATTACAATCTACTATCAGTGTCAAAGATTTAGTTGCAGCCGCAGCTAAAGAAAATATGCCTGCAGTTGCATTGACTGACCATGGTAATATGATGGGAGCATTTCACTTTGTGAGTGCTGTTTCTAATCATAATAAGGCTATAATAGCTAAACATGCCGAGGCAGAAGAAAGTGGAGAAGAGAAACAAGGTCAGATTATAAAACCAATTATAGGATGCGAGTTTTTTGTTTGTGAAAATCACTTAGATAAATCCCGAAAGGATAATGGTTATCAAATTGTACTGCTGGCAAAAAATAAAAACGGTTATCACAATTTAGCTAAATTATCTTCAACGGCATTTACAGACGGTTTCTATTACGTTCCAAGAATTGATAAAAAACTAATAGAACAATACAAAGAGGATTTAATTTGCCTAACAGGAAATCTGTATGGAGAAGTTCCAAGTAAGGTTTTAAATATTGGTGAAAATCAAGCAGAAGAAGCTTTGCTGTGGTGGAAGAATACTTTTCAGGATGATTTGTATTTAGAGCTGATGCGTCATAATCAAGAAGATGAAAACAGAGTTAATCCCGTATTAATTCAGTTTGCGCAAAAGCACGATGTAAAATTGATAGCATCAAATAATACATATTACGTTGAACAAGAAAATGCTAACGCACATGATATTTTACTCTGCGTAAAAGATGGCGAAAAACAAGCAACACCAATAGGACGAGGCCGCGGTTACCGTTACGGATTGCCGAATCAAGAATATTATTTTAAGTCTTCAGAAGAAATGAAGGCTCTTTTTAGGGATATTCCTGAAGCTATTGTGAACATAGAAGATGTTGTCGATAAAATCGAAGCTTATGAATTGGCGCGAGATGTTTTATTGCCAGCGTTTGATATCCCCGACGAATTTAAATTTAAAGAAGACGAAGCTGATGGTGGAAAGCGCGGTGAAAACGCTTTCCTGAAACATCTTACATACAAAGGTGCCGAAAAACGCTATGGTGAAATTACACCAGAAATCAAAGAACGACTAGATTTTGAGCTTTCCGTAATTGAAAACACAGGCTATCCAGGGTATTTCCTAATTGTTGAGGATTTTATACGAGAAGCACGAAACATGGATGTATCTGTAGGTCCAGGTCGTGGTTCCGCAGCAGGTTCAGTCGTTGCTTATTGCCTTTGGATTACCAATATAGACCCCATTAAGTACGACTTACTTTTTGAGCGTTTCTTAAATCCAGATCGTGTAAGTATGCCAGATATCGATATTGATTTTGATGATGAAGGTCGTGGTCGTGTGATGCAATATGTGATTGATAAGTATGGGGCTAATCAAGTAGCTCAAATAATCACTTATGGGACTATGGCTGCAAAATCTTCTATTAGAGATACAGCACGTGTTTTGGATTTACCATTAAATGAAGCTGACCATATAGCCAAGCTTATACCTAATATGTCAAAGCTTGGCAAAATTTTTGGGAAAAGCGAAAAAGAACTTGCAGGAAAATTTAGAGCCGAGGACTTAGAAAAAGTCAATGAGTTACTAAATATATCTGATGGAGAGGATTTGCAAGCAGAGACAGTAAATCAAGCCCGAGTCCTCGAAGGTTCTGTAAGAAATACAGGTATTCACGCTTGTGGAGTTATTATTACACCAGGAGACATTACTAATTATGTGCCAGTTTCTGTAGCAAAAGATTCTGATTTATATGTGACGCAATTTGACAACTCAGTTGTTGAGAGTGCAGGACTGTTGAAAATGGATTTTTTGGGTTTAAAGACGTTAACCCTTATAAAGGATACCGTAAAAATTGTAAAGGCCAAACATAATGTTACACTTGACCCTGAGAATTTTCCACTCGATGATGAGAAGACTTATGAACTTTTTCAGCGCGGAGAAACTGTAGGGATTTTTCAGTATGAATCTCCTGGTATGCAAAAGCATATGAAGCATCTTAAGCCTACTGTTTTTGATGATTTAATAGCTATGAATGCACTCTATCGTCCTGGTCCTATGGAATATATTCCAAGTTTTATTAGACGAAAACATGGCGAAGAAGAAATTATATACGATTTACCAGAAACCGAAGAGTATTTAAAAGAAACTTACGGTATTACAGTATATCAGGAGCAAGTAATGTTACTTTCACAAAAGCTAGCAGATTTTACCAAAGGTGAGGCCGATGTACTTAGAAAGGCTATGGGTAAAAAGCAAAAAGCAGTACTTGATAAAATGAAACCTAAGTTTATTTCTCAAGCAGCTGCTAAAGGTATGGATGAGAAAAAACTTGAGAAGATCTGGAAGGATTGGGAAGCTTTTGCAAGTTATGCCTTTAACAAGTCTCACTCTACATGCTATGCTTGGATTGCATACCAAACTGCATACTTAAAAGCGCATTATCCTGCGGAGTATATGGCGGCGGTATTGTCAAATAATATGAATGATATTAAGTCTGTAACCTTCTTTATGGAAGAGTGTAAACGTATGCGTTTACCAGTTTTAGGGCCAAGTGTAAATGAAAGTTTTTATAAGTTTTCTGTAAATAAAGATAATGCCGTGCGTTTTGGTATGGGAGCCATTAAGGGTGTTGGTCATGGCGCTGTAAAAACCATTGTCGAAAACCGAAAAGAAGAAGGTCATTATAAGTCGATTTTCGATTTAGCAAAACGTATAGATTTACGTGCAGCCAATAAAAAAGCATTCGAAGGTTTAGCTAATGCAGGAGGTTTTGATTGTTTTGAAGATACACATCGAGCACAATATTTTGCTCATGATGGTGATGGTATTACATTTTTAGAAAAAGCTGTAAAATACGGTGCTAAACATCAGGAAAACGAAAATTCAGCACAAGTTAGTTTGTTTGGTGAAGCTAGCGGTGTCGAGATTGCCGAACCTCAGGTTCCGCCATCTGAAGATTGGGGAACAATGGAGAAACTTTCTCGAGAAAAAGAAGTTGTTGGAATATATATATCAGGTCATCCATTAGATGATTTTAAAATTGAAATGAAGACTTTTTGTAACGGGGTTATTGCAGATTTTAATGATTTGGAAGCCGCTATTAATCAAAATATCAAGTTTGGAGGTGTTGTAACAGATGTTCAACATAGAGTTAGTAAACAGGGTAAAGGTTGGGCCATATTCACTATAGAGGATTATACTGATAGTTTTGATTTCAGAATTTTTGGAGAAGATTATTTGAAATTTCGACATTTTTTAGTGCAAAATTCCTTTGTACACGTTCAAGCGTTTGTTAAAGAAGGTTGGGTTAATCGAGATACAGGAAAAAAAGGTGATCCACGTATTCAATTTAATAACTTTCAACTATTGCATGATGTAATGGATACGTATGCAAAAAAACTATCAGTACAACTAAATGTTGCTGAATTAAAATCAGATACTATTTCTGATTTACAGCAAATGTTCAGAATGCATGAAGGTACTAATTCTTTAAATTTTGTAGTCTACGATAACGAAGACAAAATAAAATTGAATATGCCTAGTCGTAAGCAAAAGGTAAAAATATCTCAGGAGTTATTAAATACATTGAGTGAACATCATATAAAGTATAAGTTGAATTAAAGTTTAAAAAATCTCATAATTCAAACCAATATAACCATAGTCAAATCAAATACATGCAGTGTAAGGTTTGGTGTAATTTTTGACTAATATTGCATATTAACACGTATTAAAATACAATTAAAACATAAATATTATGGCATTAGAAATAACAGATGCAACATTTGAAGAGCAAGTATTAAATAGCGATAAGCCAGTAATGGTAGATTTCTGGGCAGCTTGGTGTGGTCCTTGTCGCATGGTTGGTCCAATTATCGATGAGATTAGTACTGAGTATGACGGCAAAGCTGTTGTAGGTAAAGTAGATGTAGACGCGAACCAAGAGTTTGCAGCTAAGTATGGTGTAAGAAACATACCAACGGTACTAGTGTTTCAAAATGGAGAAGTAGTAGGTCGTCAAGTAGGTGTTGCACCAAAAAACGCTTATGCAGAAGCTTTAGACGCACTTTTATAACAAAGACATCTAAAAGAAATGATAAAAGGTTTGCCAAATAGGTGAACCTTTTTTAGTTTCGGTAATTCATGGATTTACAAAAAGAACTTAATAAAGCAGGTGGCTTTAAGAATTTAGAATTATTAGCAAAACAAGTTGTTGAAGGTTTTATTTCGGGGATGCATAAAAGTCCCTTTCATGGTTTTTCGGCAGAATTTGCAGAACATAAAATTTACAATCAAGGAGAGAGTACAAAACATATAGATTGGAAACTTTATGCAAAAACAGATAGACTATATACCAAGCGTTATGATGAAGAAACAAATCTTAGATGTCATATTATTTTAGATAATAGTGCCTCTATGCATTATCCAGACTCTGCAGGGACTTCAATTAATAATTTAAACAAAATAGCATTCTCTTCTTTAGCTTCTGCTTCTTTAATGTATATTCTAAAAAAGCAAAGAGATGCTGTAGGTTTAAGTATTTATAGTGATAAATATGATTTCTATTCTCCTGAGAAAGGAAGTGAGCGACATCATCAAATGTTATTATCAAAGTTAAGCGATGCTGTTATTCATAAAACAGTTTCTAAGACTACTGAAACGTATAAATATTTACACCAAATAGCTGAAAAGATTCATAGACGCTCATTGATATTTGTATTTACAGATATGTTTCAAACTTCTCAGGACGACGAAAAAATATTTGAAGCACTAAGACATCTAAAGCATAATAAGCACGAGGTCGTGATGTTTCACGTATTTGATAAATCAAAAGAACTCACTTTTGATTTTGATAATAGACCAAAACGTTTTGTAGATGTTGAAACAGGAGAAACAATAGACCTATATCCAGATACTATAAAGGAAAACTATGAAAAAGCTGTATCTGAATATTTTAAAAATTTAAAATTACGATGTGGACAATATAGGGTCAAGTATGTGGAAGCTGATGTAAATACTGGTTTTAATCAAATATTGACCACATACATGATAGAGCGTCAAAAATTTGTATAAATAAACTGATATTTTTTTCTTTTTTTATTTGCGGAATTAAAAATGCAGTGTATATTTGCCCTCGCAATTACGCAACGGTCTGGTAGTTCAGCTGGTTAGAATATCTGCCTGTCACGCAGGGGGTCGCGGGTTCGAGTCCCGTCCAGACCGCAAATTGCATAAAAGCTCTAAGAAATTAGAGCTTTTTTATGCAAAAGATGTTGTGTTGTTCTAGGAGAAATCCTAGAGTAGTTGTAAAATCCCTAAGCGATTAGGATTTTACCAATGAGAAGCTTTCCTTTTTTTACTAAGTAAAAATAGGGATGCTTTTTTGTTTTTATAATGCTTCATAGAACTCATAAAACAGATAAATAAGACTATTTTGACACAAATAATGTATTTAAACGGTAAAAAAATACATTTAATCGATAATTTGTCGTTAGATAATTCTATTTTAGGTAAATTGCGTGTTCTTAAGTATTGCCCTAAATCACTTACTCAAGAAATTTTAATCCATTGAAACCCTAACAGTTCTGTTAGGTTAAATCCTTTTTAGTACGATTGTTTGAAAATTTACTCAAACACTTTGTGTCTTATTTGTTTTTAAGACATTATTTAAACAGACTAATTATTTAACTAAAAAGAATACTTATGAAAGCTTTAAAAATCTCCCTATTATTAGTAGTCGTTGTTGTACTTACTGTTTCTGTAATTTCAAAAGATGCAGTTGTACAAGACGATATAAATACTTACAAGGAATACACTCCTAACAAACTAGTTCTAGATAAGAAAAAGAGAAAAGTTTCTACGGTATCTTAATACTTATTTAAGTTTTTATATTTGATTGATTTTATTTCTGTTTTATAAAAACTAACTAAAAAATACAAGTCCTTAACTAAAAAAGTTAAAGGACTTTCTGTTTTATTTATAGGTAAGTGTATTGTTTTTATATATTTTTGAGAAAATCACTTATGATTTGATAAAACATCGATTATTATCATTATTTATTTTACTATTCCTAAGTAATCCTCTTCTTAGTCAAGAAAAGAAATTACTTGATTCTGTGAATAAATATTATTTGTATTCTCAAGATGTAAATAAAAATTGGGAATCTCGATTAAAATCAGCTTTGAAGTCTAAAGATTTTTCTGATGAATTAGGAGTTGACTCTATTAAAATTCGTGTACAAAGATCTCTGTCTGTTACTCTATATTATAACGAATTATACGATGAATATATTAAGCTTAATCAAAAGAATTTTAAATTAGCTCAAAAACTCAAAGATACCTCTGCAATACAAGCTGCCTCTAAAAATCTTGGGTTATATTATCTTTTTTTAGAACAGATAGATAGTTCTTACTATTATTTTTCTAAAGAGTTAGACTATTTTAAAAGTAATGATATTTCCTTAAAAAAAGCAGAAACTCTTTCTGCTCTAGCTGACATTCAACAAGAAGAAAAATTATACAGTGGAGCAGAAGAAGATGCGATTGCTGCAATAAAAATTTTAAATCGGCTTCC
This DNA window, taken from Winogradskyella sp. PC-19, encodes the following:
- a CDS encoding DUF58 domain-containing protein — translated: MDLQKELNKAGGFKNLELLAKQVVEGFISGMHKSPFHGFSAEFAEHKIYNQGESTKHIDWKLYAKTDRLYTKRYDEETNLRCHIILDNSASMHYPDSAGTSINNLNKIAFSSLASASLMYILKKQRDAVGLSIYSDKYDFYSPEKGSERHHQMLLSKLSDAVIHKTVSKTTETYKYLHQIAEKIHRRSLIFVFTDMFQTSQDDEKIFEALRHLKHNKHEVVMFHVFDKSKELTFDFDNRPKRFVDVETGETIDLYPDTIKENYEKAVSEYFKNLKLRCGQYRVKYVEADVNTGFNQILTTYMIERQKFV
- the trxA gene encoding thioredoxin, with amino-acid sequence MALEITDATFEEQVLNSDKPVMVDFWAAWCGPCRMVGPIIDEISTEYDGKAVVGKVDVDANQEFAAKYGVRNIPTVLVFQNGEVVGRQVGVAPKNAYAEALDALL
- the dnaE gene encoding DNA polymerase III subunit alpha, producing the protein MYLIFDTETTGLPKRWDAPITDTDNWPRAIQIAWQLHDAMGNCIEHQDYLIKPDGFNIPYDAEKIHGISTKLAQEQGIALAEVLEKFNIAMSKTKFIVGQNVKFDLNVMGAEFVRGNVSNQLQELPVLDTCTEHTASLCQIPGGRYGKFKLPTLTELHQFLFDTPFGEAHNATADVEATTRCFLELLRRKEYTIEQLGVQPDYFEEFSQANPLKIEGIKLNHTNLKRESEKINQRLQKEQTESVPTSTNKEAASKLAGAQFVHLHNHSQFSILQSTISVKDLVAAAAKENMPAVALTDHGNMMGAFHFVSAVSNHNKAIIAKHAEAEESGEEKQGQIIKPIIGCEFFVCENHLDKSRKDNGYQIVLLAKNKNGYHNLAKLSSTAFTDGFYYVPRIDKKLIEQYKEDLICLTGNLYGEVPSKVLNIGENQAEEALLWWKNTFQDDLYLELMRHNQEDENRVNPVLIQFAQKHDVKLIASNNTYYVEQENANAHDILLCVKDGEKQATPIGRGRGYRYGLPNQEYYFKSSEEMKALFRDIPEAIVNIEDVVDKIEAYELARDVLLPAFDIPDEFKFKEDEADGGKRGENAFLKHLTYKGAEKRYGEITPEIKERLDFELSVIENTGYPGYFLIVEDFIREARNMDVSVGPGRGSAAGSVVAYCLWITNIDPIKYDLLFERFLNPDRVSMPDIDIDFDDEGRGRVMQYVIDKYGANQVAQIITYGTMAAKSSIRDTARVLDLPLNEADHIAKLIPNMSKLGKIFGKSEKELAGKFRAEDLEKVNELLNISDGEDLQAETVNQARVLEGSVRNTGIHACGVIITPGDITNYVPVSVAKDSDLYVTQFDNSVVESAGLLKMDFLGLKTLTLIKDTVKIVKAKHNVTLDPENFPLDDEKTYELFQRGETVGIFQYESPGMQKHMKHLKPTVFDDLIAMNALYRPGPMEYIPSFIRRKHGEEEIIYDLPETEEYLKETYGITVYQEQVMLLSQKLADFTKGEADVLRKAMGKKQKAVLDKMKPKFISQAAAKGMDEKKLEKIWKDWEAFASYAFNKSHSTCYAWIAYQTAYLKAHYPAEYMAAVLSNNMNDIKSVTFFMEECKRMRLPVLGPSVNESFYKFSVNKDNAVRFGMGAIKGVGHGAVKTIVENRKEEGHYKSIFDLAKRIDLRAANKKAFEGLANAGGFDCFEDTHRAQYFAHDGDGITFLEKAVKYGAKHQENENSAQVSLFGEASGVEIAEPQVPPSEDWGTMEKLSREKEVVGIYISGHPLDDFKIEMKTFCNGVIADFNDLEAAINQNIKFGGVVTDVQHRVSKQGKGWAIFTIEDYTDSFDFRIFGEDYLKFRHFLVQNSFVHVQAFVKEGWVNRDTGKKGDPRIQFNNFQLLHDVMDTYAKKLSVQLNVAELKSDTISDLQQMFRMHEGTNSLNFVVYDNEDKIKLNMPSRKQKVKISQELLNTLSEHHIKYKLN